A genomic stretch from Achromobacter spanius includes:
- a CDS encoding CaiB/BaiF CoA transferase family protein — MQPLLSNVKVLDLSRILAGPWASQILADLGADVIKVERPGLGDDTRSWGPPFLKDEQGQDTSDGAYFIATNRGKRSITLDLQTPEGQALVKDLCRDADVVLENYKVGTLARMGLDYDSLSKINPRLVYCSVTGFGQTGPRAAEPAYDFLIQAMGGLMSVTGERDDKPGGGPQKVGVPIVDLTTGVYAALGIVAALLRRSQTGQGEYIDVAMLDVQVGLLANQAMNFLLGNRVPRRTGTAHPNIQPQRTFACADGDIVIVVGNDAQFATLCRVLGKPELAQDPRYVSNSQRVTNQATLDPILDAIIVAQPRAHWLAALKDAGVPAGSINTVPEVFDDPQVAHRAMLRRLPHPAAGTVPQVMNPLRFATADLRADRAPPLLGQHTADVLAELGLSTQQIQDLRQRKII; from the coding sequence TTGCAGCCGCTGTTATCAAACGTGAAAGTGCTGGACCTGAGCCGCATTCTGGCCGGCCCCTGGGCCAGCCAGATCCTGGCCGATCTGGGTGCGGACGTCATCAAGGTCGAGCGGCCGGGCCTGGGCGACGACACCCGATCCTGGGGGCCTCCGTTCCTGAAGGACGAACAGGGCCAGGACACCAGCGACGGCGCCTACTTCATCGCCACCAACCGTGGCAAACGCTCCATCACGCTGGACCTGCAGACGCCTGAAGGCCAGGCGCTGGTCAAGGACCTATGCCGCGACGCGGACGTGGTGCTTGAGAACTACAAGGTCGGCACCCTGGCGCGCATGGGGCTGGACTATGACTCCCTGTCGAAGATCAACCCGCGCCTGGTGTATTGCTCGGTCACGGGCTTTGGGCAGACCGGCCCGCGCGCCGCCGAGCCGGCCTACGATTTCCTGATCCAGGCCATGGGCGGCCTGATGAGCGTGACGGGCGAACGCGACGACAAACCCGGCGGCGGCCCGCAGAAAGTGGGCGTGCCCATCGTGGACCTGACCACTGGCGTCTACGCCGCGCTGGGCATCGTCGCCGCCCTGCTGCGGCGCTCGCAAACGGGCCAGGGCGAGTACATCGACGTCGCCATGCTGGACGTGCAGGTCGGCCTCTTGGCGAACCAGGCCATGAACTTCCTGTTGGGCAACCGCGTGCCGCGCCGTACCGGCACCGCGCACCCGAACATCCAGCCGCAACGCACCTTCGCCTGCGCCGATGGCGACATCGTCATCGTGGTCGGCAACGACGCGCAGTTCGCCACCCTGTGCCGCGTGCTGGGCAAGCCCGAACTGGCGCAAGACCCCCGCTACGTCAGCAACAGCCAGCGCGTGACCAATCAAGCCACGCTAGACCCGATCCTGGACGCCATCATCGTCGCGCAGCCGCGTGCGCACTGGCTGGCGGCGTTAAAGGATGCCGGCGTGCCGGCAGGGTCCATCAACACCGTTCCCGAAGTATTCGACGACCCGCAGGTGGCGCACCGCGCCATGCTGCGCCGCCTGCCGCATCCGGCCGCCGGCACGGTGCCGCAAGTGATGAACCCCTTGCGCTTTGCCACGGCGGACTTGCGGGCGGACCGCGCCCCCCCGCTGCTGGGCCAACACACCGCTGACGTGCTGGCGGAACTGGGCCTCAGCACGCAACAGATCCAGGACTTGCGCCAGCGCAAGATCATTTGA
- a CDS encoding serine hydrolase domain-containing protein, translating to MTDLSTPPAAAVIAQPTVHLPRSEDFLLWPPCLQSYGYRIVDQLFATRSVARGPVTRELERGPEVQVQYESEGVQRGLPEFMDRNNVAGLLAIRKGRVVLERYGLGLRPSDRWSTMSTIKSVTALLVGAAVQDGAIHSIDDPVTHYLPAMQGCAYEQVTVRHLMTMCSGMAWTEDYTDKQSDVNRYSKSLADKTPGGVLALLRACRRLHAPGEVWHYNTGDTYLLGALISAATGSTLADYLSRKIWQPYGMEFDAFYTLESENGQEIGGSRAGMALRDLGRVGQFVLDDGVIGGRRVLPEGWIDQAGTVAHAVPEAFHAASRQALGLTGYGYSWWLREDGAMMAMGHSGQRIYIDRRRALVVVQLAAYPEPRYLSANEPDRDAELGRVIAAIQDAG from the coding sequence ATGACTGATTTGTCTACCCCGCCCGCCGCCGCGGTCATTGCCCAACCCACGGTTCACTTGCCTCGCAGCGAAGATTTTCTGCTGTGGCCGCCGTGCTTGCAGTCCTACGGCTATCGCATCGTCGACCAGTTGTTCGCCACCCGCAGCGTGGCGCGCGGGCCGGTTACGCGCGAGCTGGAACGCGGTCCTGAAGTCCAGGTCCAGTACGAATCCGAAGGCGTGCAACGCGGCCTGCCGGAATTCATGGACCGCAACAACGTGGCCGGCCTGCTGGCGATACGCAAAGGGCGTGTGGTGCTGGAGCGTTACGGCCTGGGCCTGCGGCCGAGCGACCGCTGGTCCACGATGTCGACCATCAAGTCCGTGACCGCGCTGTTGGTGGGCGCGGCCGTGCAGGACGGCGCCATCCACAGCATCGACGACCCCGTCACGCACTATCTGCCCGCCATGCAAGGCTGCGCCTACGAACAGGTGACGGTGCGCCACCTGATGACGATGTGCTCGGGCATGGCGTGGACCGAGGACTACACGGACAAGCAGTCGGATGTGAACCGCTACAGCAAGTCGCTGGCGGACAAGACGCCAGGCGGTGTGCTGGCGCTGCTGCGCGCCTGCCGCCGCCTGCATGCGCCGGGCGAGGTCTGGCACTACAACACGGGCGACACGTACTTGCTGGGCGCACTGATTTCAGCGGCAACCGGCAGCACCTTGGCCGACTATCTGTCGCGCAAGATCTGGCAGCCCTATGGCATGGAGTTCGACGCCTTCTACACACTGGAATCCGAGAACGGGCAGGAGATCGGCGGTAGCCGTGCCGGCATGGCGCTGCGAGATCTGGGGAGGGTGGGGCAGTTTGTCTTGGATGACGGCGTCATCGGTGGCCGGCGCGTGTTGCCGGAGGGCTGGATCGATCAGGCGGGAACGGTGGCGCACGCGGTACCGGAAGCGTTCCATGCCGCCAGCCGCCAGGCGTTGGGGCTGACGGGCTATGGCTATAGCTGGTGGCTGCGCGAAGACGGCGCGATGATGGCGATGGGCCATTCCGGGCAGCGCATATACATAGACCGGCGTCGGGCGCTGGTGGTGGTGCAACTGGCCGCTTATCCGGAACCCCGCTATCTCAGCGCCAACGAGCCGGATCGCGATGCAGAGCTAGGCCGCGTGATCGCGGCCATTCAGGATGCGGGCTGA
- a CDS encoding Bug family tripartite tricarboxylate transporter substrate binding protein: protein MVQTRCFRDAATTQYPDGPLRRWLVGLSMACALISPFAAQADYPTKPVSVVVPVSAGGAADALARAWASYVAKSIGGTVIVENKPGANGSIAAAYVAKQPADGYSLLFGSTSNMSLNPFSYKTLAYNPVRDFDPVTMIAGTSQVLVTNPASGIKSVDDLVKVAKSKPGVLNYGSAGMGNSTHLNVAFLAQHFGLQMSHVPYKGAAPAMMDLVGGQIDLTADALSGAIPQIKTGKAVPLVVFGSQRVVELPDVPTIYEVGAKDFPSDGWYGLMAPKGTPPAVLARLTEATRAFWADPSARAQMAQIYMLPPATFGGPAVADAMQREASTWGPIIKRLGIQND from the coding sequence ATGGTCCAGACGCGATGTTTTCGTGATGCCGCAACGACGCAATATCCCGATGGTCCGCTGCGCCGCTGGCTGGTGGGCCTGAGCATGGCCTGCGCCTTGATCTCGCCGTTTGCCGCGCAGGCGGATTACCCAACGAAGCCGGTTTCGGTCGTGGTGCCGGTATCGGCCGGTGGTGCGGCGGACGCGTTGGCGCGCGCCTGGGCCAGCTACGTCGCCAAGTCGATTGGCGGCACCGTCATTGTCGAGAACAAACCCGGCGCCAATGGCAGCATCGCCGCGGCCTACGTCGCCAAGCAGCCGGCGGACGGCTATTCGCTGCTGTTCGGCAGCACGTCGAACATGTCGTTGAATCCGTTCTCGTACAAGACCTTGGCCTACAACCCTGTGCGCGACTTTGATCCGGTGACGATGATTGCCGGCACGTCGCAAGTGCTGGTTACGAATCCGGCCAGCGGCATCAAAAGCGTTGACGATCTGGTCAAGGTGGCTAAGAGCAAGCCTGGTGTCCTGAATTACGGGTCGGCCGGCATGGGCAATTCCACGCACCTGAACGTGGCTTTCCTGGCGCAGCATTTTGGCCTGCAGATGTCGCACGTGCCGTACAAGGGCGCGGCGCCGGCCATGATGGATCTGGTGGGCGGGCAGATCGACCTGACGGCGGATGCGCTGTCGGGCGCGATCCCGCAGATCAAGACGGGCAAGGCCGTGCCGCTAGTCGTTTTCGGCAGCCAGCGCGTGGTCGAACTCCCTGATGTGCCCACCATCTACGAAGTGGGCGCGAAGGATTTTCCCAGCGACGGCTGGTATGGCCTGATGGCGCCCAAAGGCACGCCGCCCGCCGTGTTGGCTCGGTTGACCGAGGCAACGCGGGCATTCTGGGCCGACCCGAGCGCGCGCGCGCAGATGGCCCAGATCTATATGCTGCCACCCGCGACCTTTGGTGGTCCGGCGGTGGCTGATGCCATGCAGCGCGAAGCTTCCACCTGGGGGCCGATCATCAAGCGCCTGGGCATCCAGAACGATTGA
- a CDS encoding LysR family transcriptional regulator has protein sequence MNLQQLDHFLAVVETQSFSRAADKLHLTQPALSRSIQALEEELGGPLLERGKNKTLTALGQLALARARRVRVELAELRRSAKILADVEGGTLRLGLGPAPTAMLSVHLLQHLMQRYPAIKVQLSGGTADMQLQELRDGEVDALILHRSQVPAHDDLTLDLFPPTPLGFVCRAGHPLLQHQHALRFAELRKYPLAASGRAMSNDVLHRLNEYFGNRTHFHDAIQYQSNDVNALVEVVRRSDAVFFGVLQVARALMESGELAPLHLSPPLALSSQFMFVTLDGKTPPPILEKVRDWCAAQMAGGHESSEADKPGQSA, from the coding sequence ATGAACCTTCAGCAGTTGGACCATTTTCTGGCCGTGGTCGAAACCCAGTCTTTCAGTCGCGCTGCCGACAAGCTGCACCTGACGCAACCCGCGCTCAGCCGCAGCATCCAGGCGCTGGAAGAGGAATTGGGCGGGCCGCTGCTGGAACGCGGCAAGAACAAGACGCTGACCGCGCTGGGCCAACTGGCACTGGCCCGCGCGCGCCGAGTGCGCGTCGAATTGGCGGAACTGCGGCGCAGCGCCAAGATTCTGGCCGACGTCGAAGGCGGCACCCTGCGCCTGGGGCTTGGCCCCGCGCCCACCGCGATGCTGTCCGTGCACCTATTGCAGCACCTGATGCAGCGGTATCCCGCCATCAAGGTGCAGCTCAGTGGCGGCACGGCCGACATGCAGTTGCAGGAACTGCGCGACGGCGAGGTCGACGCGCTGATCCTGCACCGCAGCCAGGTACCCGCGCACGACGACCTGACCTTGGATCTGTTTCCGCCCACGCCGCTGGGCTTTGTCTGCCGTGCCGGCCATCCGCTGCTGCAACATCAGCACGCCCTTAGGTTTGCCGAACTACGCAAATATCCGCTGGCCGCGAGCGGCCGCGCGATGAGCAATGATGTGCTCCACCGTCTGAACGAGTACTTCGGCAACCGCACCCACTTCCACGACGCCATCCAGTACCAGTCGAACGACGTCAACGCCCTGGTCGAAGTGGTGCGGCGCAGCGACGCTGTATTCTTCGGCGTGCTGCAAGTGGCCCGCGCCCTGATGGAAAGCGGCGAATTGGCGCCGCTGCATTTGTCGCCGCCGCTTGCGCTCAGCTCGCAATTCATGTTCGTCACCCTGGACGGCAAAACTCCGCCCCCCATACTGGAAAAAGTCCGCGACTGGTGCGCGGCACAGATGGCGGGCGGGCATGAATCCAGCGAAGCGGATAAGCCCGGCCAATCCGCTTAG